The Cucumis melo cultivar AY chromosome 6, USDA_Cmelo_AY_1.0, whole genome shotgun sequence genome includes a region encoding these proteins:
- the LOC103483928 gene encoding protein CHUP1, chloroplastic, with translation MEQKGKSTAVKNSTTMSSRGGRVSLKAMESPKRVVSVSVVESTPQSGVKKQSSRVSRSLTPNAPKKGRDGENVGVSARTVNRGGLKQVSHRRSLSVAGSCVNVEDCNGVKSGLQEKLYFAEDLIKDLQSQLVELKEELRKSQSLNLELQSQNDLLVRDLAAAEAKFASASNNDKRKSVSEESQRRTEDNQKLENGKLETQPSSSCRNVRDLDCKAPPPRAAPPPPPPPLPVQSMPRAAATQKSPDLVRLFHSLRKKEGKRDPPLLGKPAAINAHNSIVGEIQNRSAHLLAIKADIETKGEFINGLIDKVLVAAHTDIEDILKFVDWLDSQLSSLADERAVLKHFKWPEKKADAMREAAIEYRALKLLENEISFYKDDTNSPCEAALKKMASLLDKSERGIQRLITLRSTVMHSYQDLKLPTNWMLDSGIMSKIKQASMNLAKMYMKRVKTELDSVRSSDKESNHESLLLQGIHFAYRTHQFAGGLDSETLCAFEEIKQWVPRQMLGRSHAQGLIVGIQSS, from the exons ATGGAGCAGAAGGGGAAATCAACTGCTGTAAAGAACTCTACTACGATGTCTTCTCGGGGTGGGCGGGTTTCTTTGAAGGCTATGGAGTCACCGAAGCGGGTGGTTTCTGTATCGGTGGTTGAATCGACGCCTCAGTCTGGTGTGAAGAAGCAAAGTTCGAGAGTTAGTAGATCTCTGACGCCGAATGCTCCTAAGAAGGGGAGGGATGGGGAGAATGTTGGAGTTTCGGCTCGAACGGTCAACCGTGGTGGTCTCAAGCAAGTTTCGCACCGGCGTTCTTTGTCTGTTGCTGGTTCTTGTGTGAATGTTGAGGATTGTAATGGAGTCAAGAGTGGATTGCAGGAGAAGCTTTATTTTGCGGAGGATTTGATTAAAGATTTGCAGTCTCAATTGGTGGAGTTGAAGGAGGAGTTGCGTAAGTCTCAGAGCTTGAACTTGGAACTTCAATCGCAGAACGATTTGCTCGTTCGTGACCTAGCCGCTGCTGAAGCGAAGTTCGCTAGTGCTAGTAATAATGACAAG AGGAAGTCAGTTTCAGAGGAATCGCAACGAAGAACCGAGGACAATCAGAAACTCGAAAATGGAAAGTTGGAGACTCAACCATCAAGTTCGTGTCGGAATGTTAGAGATTTGGACTGCAAAGCTCCACCTCCACGGGCGGCGCCGCCTCCTCCGCCGCCGCCGCTTCCTGTCCAGTCCATGCCCCGAGCAGCGGCTACACAGAAATCTCCTGACCTCGTACGCCTCTTTCACTcattaagaaagaaagaggggaagaGAGATCCTCCGTTGTTGGGGAAACCAGCTGCGATCAATGCGCATAATAGCATTGTTGGGGAAATTCAGAATCGTTCTGCGCATCTTTTAGCC ATAAAAGCAGATATTGAAACCAAAGGAGAGTTCATCAATGGCCTCATTGACAAGGTGCTTGTTGCAGCTCATACGGACATTGAAGATATCCTCAAGTTTGTCGATTGGCTTGATTCCCAACTTTCATCATTG GCTGACGAGCGAGCTGTGTTAAAGCATTTCAAGTGGCCTGAGAAAAAAGCTGATGCCATGCGAGAAGCTGCCATAGAATACCGTGCGCTCAAACtgttggaaaatgaaatctcTTTTTACAAGGATGACACTAATTCTCCATGTGAGGCAGCCTTGAAGAAGATGGCGAGCTTGTTAGACAA GTCGGAGCGAGGCATACAACGTTTAATCACACTTCGGAGTACTGTCATGCATTCTTATCAAGACCTGAAACTCCCAACAAATTGGATGCTAGACTCCGGCATCATGAGTAAG ATAAAGCAAGCTTCTATGAATCTTGCCAAGATGTACATGAAAAGGGTGAAAACAGAGCTGGATTCGGTCCGTAGTTCCGATAAAGAATCCAACCATGAATCTCTATTACTTCAGGGAATCCATTTTGCATACAGAACTCACCAG TTCGCTGGAGGGCTTGATTCAGAAACATTGTGTGCTTTTGAGGAAATAAAACAATGGGTTCCAAGACAAATGCTTGGAAGATCCCATGCTCAAGGATTGATAGTTGGCATACAATCATCATAA
- the LOC103483929 gene encoding late embryogenesis abundant protein D-29, with protein sequence MPSSSIRVYRRRISLPAVAMAVTAVLLVFMVTICWSGSVGHMPSTEEDARDYHEMKSKVAAKDDKKEKDQTAETWTEWAKEKITGGLGLKNEREEDQDDDGGVKKVTDFTSDSALKAKDKIQNVASGVGQYGTEKAEEVKGMAAEKAGEAKDKAAKVGTKTTEAAEKAKEKAYNAAKETKDKVTSLKNKAVETSGEATEKAKEVGNEAKKKTEETAEEAKERASTGAKEVEERAGEMKEKAKVKEKEAKERAEEEAGRAEEVAEKGKRWAKEGFEAAKGKAEEVVGAAKEKIGEQYEAAKKKSQRIKDDVVRSEVEDEL encoded by the exons ATGCCGTCTTCTTCGATTCGAGTTTACCGCCGCCGGATTTCTCTACCGGCAGTGGCAATGGCGGTGACGGCGGTCTTGCTGGTTTTTATGGTGACTATATGTTGGAGCGGGAGTGTGGGACATATGCCCTCGACGGAAGAGGATGCTCGAGATTACCACGAAATGAAGAGCAAAGTGGCGGCGAAAGATGATAAGAAGGAGAAAGATCAGACGGCGGAGACGTGGACGGAATGGGCGAAAGAGAAAATCACCGGTGGACTTGGACTGAAGAATGAAAGGGAGGAGGATCAAGATGACGACGGCGGCGTTAAGAAGGTTACTGATTTCACTTCCGATTCTGCTCTGAAGGCCAAAGACAAAATCCAAAATGTCGCTTCAG GAGTGGGACAGTATGGCACTGAAAAGGCCGAAGAAGTGAAGGGCATGGCGGCGGAGAAGGCTGGTGAGGCCAAAGACAAGGCAGCCAAAGTGGGAACGAAAACGACCGAAGCGGCGGAGAAGGCAAAAGAAAAGGCATACAATGCGGCAAAAGAAACCAAGGATAAAGTTACCTCCCTAAAAAACAAAGCAGTAGAAACCTCTGGTGAGGCAACGGAGAAAGCGAAGGAAGTGGGCAATGAGGCGAAGAAAAAAACCGAAGAAACAGCAGAGGAGGCAAAGGAAAGAGCCTCGACGGGAGCAAAAGAG GTGGAGGAGAGAGCAGGAGAGATGAAGGAGAAGGCGAAAGTGAAGGAGAAGGAGGCGAAGGAGAGAGCGGAGGAGGAGGCAGGGAGGGCAGAGGAGGTAGCAGAGAAGGGAAAAAGATGGGCAAAGGAAGGGTTTGAGGCTGCGAAGGGGAAGGCAGAGGAGGTGGTGGGAGCGGCGAAGGAGAAGATAGGGGAGCAATACGAGGCGGCGAAGAAGAAATCGCAGAGGATTAAAGACGACGTGGTTCGGTCCGAGGTGGAGGACGAGCTTTGA
- the LOC103483933 gene encoding CBL-interacting protein kinase 1 isoform X5 — protein MRERDREREHRFGEEGSGRRRRRRRRRRMRLGKYELGKTLGEGNFGKVKLAADVRTGCRYAVKILDKTKILHLNFSDQIKREISTLKLLRHPNVVRLYEVLASKTKIYMVLECASGGELFDRIESKGKMDEAEGRKIFQQLIDGLSYCHDKGVYHRDLKLENVLVDAKGNIKISDFGLSALPQNCRTLRGDFQIPKWLSAGARNLIRRTLDPNPSTRITIAGIKENEWFKTDYNPASPCYDDDEEEGSLTDQDDAISTPDEPSDVENSPESPSIINAFELIGMSSSLDLSGFFEQEDVSERKTRFTSNHSAKDLLERIEVIATDMGFRVQKKSGKLKLIQEIRSQKSPSNLSFVAEVFEISPLLHVVELKKSFGDSSAYRQLCERLSSDLGTNPELERQNSSSFALNSTC, from the exons atgagAGAGAGggatagagagagagagcacAGATTTGGAGAAGAAGGAAGtggaagaaggaggaggaggaggaggaggaggagaatgAGGTTAGGGAAGTATGAGTTGGGGAAAACTTTAGGAGAAGGGAATTTCGGGAAGGTGAAGTTGGCTGCGGATGTCCGTACCGGCTGTCGTTACGCCGTCAAGATCCTTGACAAGACCAAGATTCTCCATCTCAACTTCTCCGATCAG ATTAAGCGTGAAATAAGTACTCTCAAGCTTCTTAGGCATCCGAATGTTGTTAGGCTTTATGAG GTTTTAGCTAGTAAGACGAAGATTTATATGGTTCTGGAGTGCGCTTCTGGTGGAGAATTGTTTGATAGAATT GAATCGAAAGGTAAGATGGATGAAGCTGAAGGTCGAAAGATTTTCCAGCAGCTTATCGATGGTCTTAGCTACTGCCATGACAAAGGAGTTTACCACAGGGATCTCAAG TTGGAAAACGTGCTTGTTGATGCTAAGGGAAATATTAAGATTTCTGATTTTGGTCTCAGTGCTTTACCACAGAATTGCCGG ACTTTGAGGGGGGATTTTCAGATACCCAAATGGTTATCAGCAGGTGCCAGAAATTTGATCAGGAGAACTCTCGATCCCAATCCCAGTACTCGGATTACCATAGCAGGAATCAAAGAGAATGAGTGGTTCAAGACTGACTATAATCCTGCTTCTCCTTGTTATGATGATGATGAGGAGGAGGGTTCACTTACCGATCAGGATGATGCCATCTCAACGCCTGATGAG CCATCTGACGTTGAAAACAGCCCAGAATCTCCTTCTATTATCAATGCTTTTGAGTTAATTGGAATGTCTTCAAGTTTGGATTTATCCGGATTCTTTGAGCAAGAG GATGTCTCCGAGAGGAAGACCAGATTTACCTCGAACCATTCTGCCAAAGACTTGCTTGAGAGAATCGAGGTTATCGCAACGGATATGGGATTTCGAGTTCAAAAGAAAAGCGGAAAG TTGAAATTGATTCAAGAAATAAGAAGTCAAAAAAGCCCAAGTAATCTATCATTTGTAGCagag GTCTTTGAGATAAGTCCATTGCTTCATGTAGTCGAACTGAAAAAATCTTTTGGAGATTCATCAGCTTACAGACAG TTGTGTGAAAGACTGTCAAGTGATTTGGGCACAAACCCAGAGCTCGAACGGCAAAATTCAAGCTCATTTGCATTAAACAGTACATGTTAG
- the LOC103483933 gene encoding CBL-interacting serine/threonine-protein kinase 1 isoform X3 produces MRERDREREHRFGEEGSGRRRRRRRRRRMRLGKYELGKTLGEGNFGKVKLAADVRTGCRYAVKILDKTKILHLNFSDQIKREISTLKLLRHPNVVRLYEVLASKTKIYMVLECASGGELFDRIESKGKMDEAEGRKIFQQLIDGLSYCHDKGVYHRDLKLENVLVDAKGNIKISDFGLSALPQNCREDGLLHTTCGSPNYVAPEVLANRGYNGVASDIWSCGVILYVILTACLPFDETNLALLYKKTLRGDFQIPKWLSAGARNLIRRTLDPNPSTRITIAGIKENEWFKTDYNPASPCYDDDEEEGSLTDQDDAISTPDEPSDVENSPESPSIINAFELIGMSSSLDLSGFFEQEDVSERKTRFTSNHSAKDLLERIEVIATDMGFRVQKKSGKLKLIQEIRSQKSPSNLSFVAEVFEISPLLHVVELKKSFGDSSAYRQELACFLI; encoded by the exons atgagAGAGAGggatagagagagagagcacAGATTTGGAGAAGAAGGAAGtggaagaaggaggaggaggaggaggaggaggagaatgAGGTTAGGGAAGTATGAGTTGGGGAAAACTTTAGGAGAAGGGAATTTCGGGAAGGTGAAGTTGGCTGCGGATGTCCGTACCGGCTGTCGTTACGCCGTCAAGATCCTTGACAAGACCAAGATTCTCCATCTCAACTTCTCCGATCAG ATTAAGCGTGAAATAAGTACTCTCAAGCTTCTTAGGCATCCGAATGTTGTTAGGCTTTATGAG GTTTTAGCTAGTAAGACGAAGATTTATATGGTTCTGGAGTGCGCTTCTGGTGGAGAATTGTTTGATAGAATT GAATCGAAAGGTAAGATGGATGAAGCTGAAGGTCGAAAGATTTTCCAGCAGCTTATCGATGGTCTTAGCTACTGCCATGACAAAGGAGTTTACCACAGGGATCTCAAG TTGGAAAACGTGCTTGTTGATGCTAAGGGAAATATTAAGATTTCTGATTTTGGTCTCAGTGCTTTACCACAGAATTGCCGG GAAGATGGTTTGCTGCACACAACCTGTGGAAGTCCTAACTATGTTGCACCAGAGGTTCTTGCTAATAGAGGATATAATGGAGTCGCCTCTGATATATGGTCATGTGGGGTTATCTTGTATGTTATTCTTACGGCTTGTCTACCTTTCGACGAGACCAATTTGGCTTTACTTTATAAAAAG ACTTTGAGGGGGGATTTTCAGATACCCAAATGGTTATCAGCAGGTGCCAGAAATTTGATCAGGAGAACTCTCGATCCCAATCCCAGTACTCGGATTACCATAGCAGGAATCAAAGAGAATGAGTGGTTCAAGACTGACTATAATCCTGCTTCTCCTTGTTATGATGATGATGAGGAGGAGGGTTCACTTACCGATCAGGATGATGCCATCTCAACGCCTGATGAG CCATCTGACGTTGAAAACAGCCCAGAATCTCCTTCTATTATCAATGCTTTTGAGTTAATTGGAATGTCTTCAAGTTTGGATTTATCCGGATTCTTTGAGCAAGAG GATGTCTCCGAGAGGAAGACCAGATTTACCTCGAACCATTCTGCCAAAGACTTGCTTGAGAGAATCGAGGTTATCGCAACGGATATGGGATTTCGAGTTCAAAAGAAAAGCGGAAAG TTGAAATTGATTCAAGAAATAAGAAGTCAAAAAAGCCCAAGTAATCTATCATTTGTAGCagag GTCTTTGAGATAAGTCCATTGCTTCATGTAGTCGAACTGAAAAAATCTTTTGGAGATTCATCAGCTTACAGACAG GAATTGGCTTGCTTCCTTATATAG
- the LOC103483933 gene encoding CBL-interacting serine/threonine-protein kinase 1 isoform X2: MRERDREREHRFGEEGSGRRRRRRRRRRMRLGKYELGKTLGEGNFGKVKLAADVRTGCRYAVKILDKTKILHLNFSDQIKREISTLKLLRHPNVVRLYEVLASKTKIYMVLECASGGELFDRIESKGKMDEAEGRKIFQQLIDGLSYCHDKGVYHRDLKLENVLVDAKGNIKISDFGLSALPQNCREDGLLHTTCGSPNYVAPEVLANRGYNGVASDIWSCGVILYVILTACLPFDETNLALLYKKTLRGDFQIPKWLSAGARNLIRRTLDPNPSTRITIAGIKENEWFKTDYNPASPCYDDDEEEGSLTDQDDAISTPDEPSDVENSPESPSIINAFELIGMSSSLDLSGFFEQEDVSERKTRFTSNHSAKDLLERIEVIATDMGFRVQKKSGKVFEISPLLHVVELKKSFGDSSAYRQLCERLSSDLGTNPELERQNSSSFALNSTC, translated from the exons atgagAGAGAGggatagagagagagagcacAGATTTGGAGAAGAAGGAAGtggaagaaggaggaggaggaggaggaggaggagaatgAGGTTAGGGAAGTATGAGTTGGGGAAAACTTTAGGAGAAGGGAATTTCGGGAAGGTGAAGTTGGCTGCGGATGTCCGTACCGGCTGTCGTTACGCCGTCAAGATCCTTGACAAGACCAAGATTCTCCATCTCAACTTCTCCGATCAG ATTAAGCGTGAAATAAGTACTCTCAAGCTTCTTAGGCATCCGAATGTTGTTAGGCTTTATGAG GTTTTAGCTAGTAAGACGAAGATTTATATGGTTCTGGAGTGCGCTTCTGGTGGAGAATTGTTTGATAGAATT GAATCGAAAGGTAAGATGGATGAAGCTGAAGGTCGAAAGATTTTCCAGCAGCTTATCGATGGTCTTAGCTACTGCCATGACAAAGGAGTTTACCACAGGGATCTCAAG TTGGAAAACGTGCTTGTTGATGCTAAGGGAAATATTAAGATTTCTGATTTTGGTCTCAGTGCTTTACCACAGAATTGCCGG GAAGATGGTTTGCTGCACACAACCTGTGGAAGTCCTAACTATGTTGCACCAGAGGTTCTTGCTAATAGAGGATATAATGGAGTCGCCTCTGATATATGGTCATGTGGGGTTATCTTGTATGTTATTCTTACGGCTTGTCTACCTTTCGACGAGACCAATTTGGCTTTACTTTATAAAAAG ACTTTGAGGGGGGATTTTCAGATACCCAAATGGTTATCAGCAGGTGCCAGAAATTTGATCAGGAGAACTCTCGATCCCAATCCCAGTACTCGGATTACCATAGCAGGAATCAAAGAGAATGAGTGGTTCAAGACTGACTATAATCCTGCTTCTCCTTGTTATGATGATGATGAGGAGGAGGGTTCACTTACCGATCAGGATGATGCCATCTCAACGCCTGATGAG CCATCTGACGTTGAAAACAGCCCAGAATCTCCTTCTATTATCAATGCTTTTGAGTTAATTGGAATGTCTTCAAGTTTGGATTTATCCGGATTCTTTGAGCAAGAG GATGTCTCCGAGAGGAAGACCAGATTTACCTCGAACCATTCTGCCAAAGACTTGCTTGAGAGAATCGAGGTTATCGCAACGGATATGGGATTTCGAGTTCAAAAGAAAAGCGGAAAG GTCTTTGAGATAAGTCCATTGCTTCATGTAGTCGAACTGAAAAAATCTTTTGGAGATTCATCAGCTTACAGACAG TTGTGTGAAAGACTGTCAAGTGATTTGGGCACAAACCCAGAGCTCGAACGGCAAAATTCAAGCTCATTTGCATTAAACAGTACATGTTAG
- the LOC103483933 gene encoding CBL-interacting serine/threonine-protein kinase 1 isoform X6, translating to MRERDREREHRFGEEGSGRRRRRRRRRRMRLGKYELGKTLGEGNFGKVKLAADVRTGCRYAVKILDKTKILHLNFSDQIKREISTLKLLRHPNVVRLYEVLASKTKIYMVLECASGGELFDRIESKGKMDEAEGRKIFQQLIDGLSYCHDKGVYHRDLKLENVLVDAKGNIKISDFGLSALPQNCREDGLLHTTCGSPNYVAPEVLANRGYNGVASDIWSCGVILYVILTACLPFDETNLALLYKKTLRGDFQIPKWLSAGARNLIRRTLDPNPSTRITIAGIKENEWFKTDYNPASPCYDDDEEEGSLTDQDDAISTPDEVYVKREKEKQILPSDVENSPESPSIINAFELIGMSSSLDLSGFFEQEDVSERKTRFTSNHSAKDLLERIEVIATDMGFRVQKKSGKLKLIQEIRSQKSPSNLSFVAEVFEISPLLHVVELKKSFGDSSAYRQLCERLSSDLGTNPELERQNSSSFALNSTC from the exons atgagAGAGAGggatagagagagagagcacAGATTTGGAGAAGAAGGAAGtggaagaaggaggaggaggaggaggaggaggagaatgAGGTTAGGGAAGTATGAGTTGGGGAAAACTTTAGGAGAAGGGAATTTCGGGAAGGTGAAGTTGGCTGCGGATGTCCGTACCGGCTGTCGTTACGCCGTCAAGATCCTTGACAAGACCAAGATTCTCCATCTCAACTTCTCCGATCAG ATTAAGCGTGAAATAAGTACTCTCAAGCTTCTTAGGCATCCGAATGTTGTTAGGCTTTATGAG GTTTTAGCTAGTAAGACGAAGATTTATATGGTTCTGGAGTGCGCTTCTGGTGGAGAATTGTTTGATAGAATT GAATCGAAAGGTAAGATGGATGAAGCTGAAGGTCGAAAGATTTTCCAGCAGCTTATCGATGGTCTTAGCTACTGCCATGACAAAGGAGTTTACCACAGGGATCTCAAG TTGGAAAACGTGCTTGTTGATGCTAAGGGAAATATTAAGATTTCTGATTTTGGTCTCAGTGCTTTACCACAGAATTGCCGG GAAGATGGTTTGCTGCACACAACCTGTGGAAGTCCTAACTATGTTGCACCAGAGGTTCTTGCTAATAGAGGATATAATGGAGTCGCCTCTGATATATGGTCATGTGGGGTTATCTTGTATGTTATTCTTACGGCTTGTCTACCTTTCGACGAGACCAATTTGGCTTTACTTTATAAAAAG ACTTTGAGGGGGGATTTTCAGATACCCAAATGGTTATCAGCAGGTGCCAGAAATTTGATCAGGAGAACTCTCGATCCCAATCCCAGTACTCGGATTACCATAGCAGGAATCAAAGAGAATGAGTGGTTCAAGACTGACTATAATCCTGCTTCTCCTTGTTATGATGATGATGAGGAGGAGGGTTCACTTACCGATCAGGATGATGCCATCTCAACGCCTGATGAGGTAtatgtaaagagagagaaagagaaacaaATCCTT CCATCTGACGTTGAAAACAGCCCAGAATCTCCTTCTATTATCAATGCTTTTGAGTTAATTGGAATGTCTTCAAGTTTGGATTTATCCGGATTCTTTGAGCAAGAG GATGTCTCCGAGAGGAAGACCAGATTTACCTCGAACCATTCTGCCAAAGACTTGCTTGAGAGAATCGAGGTTATCGCAACGGATATGGGATTTCGAGTTCAAAAGAAAAGCGGAAAG TTGAAATTGATTCAAGAAATAAGAAGTCAAAAAAGCCCAAGTAATCTATCATTTGTAGCagag GTCTTTGAGATAAGTCCATTGCTTCATGTAGTCGAACTGAAAAAATCTTTTGGAGATTCATCAGCTTACAGACAG TTGTGTGAAAGACTGTCAAGTGATTTGGGCACAAACCCAGAGCTCGAACGGCAAAATTCAAGCTCATTTGCATTAAACAGTACATGTTAG
- the LOC103483933 gene encoding CBL-interacting serine/threonine-protein kinase 1 isoform X1, with the protein MRERDREREHRFGEEGSGRRRRRRRRRRMRLGKYELGKTLGEGNFGKVKLAADVRTGCRYAVKILDKTKILHLNFSDQIKREISTLKLLRHPNVVRLYEVLASKTKIYMVLECASGGELFDRIESKGKMDEAEGRKIFQQLIDGLSYCHDKGVYHRDLKLENVLVDAKGNIKISDFGLSALPQNCREDGLLHTTCGSPNYVAPEVLANRGYNGVASDIWSCGVILYVILTACLPFDETNLALLYKKTLRGDFQIPKWLSAGARNLIRRTLDPNPSTRITIAGIKENEWFKTDYNPASPCYDDDEEEGSLTDQDDAISTPDEPSDVENSPESPSIINAFELIGMSSSLDLSGFFEQEDVSERKTRFTSNHSAKDLLERIEVIATDMGFRVQKKSGKLKLIQEIRSQKSPSNLSFVAEVFEISPLLHVVELKKSFGDSSAYRQLCERLSSDLGTNPELERQNSSSFALNSTC; encoded by the exons atgagAGAGAGggatagagagagagagcacAGATTTGGAGAAGAAGGAAGtggaagaaggaggaggaggaggaggaggaggagaatgAGGTTAGGGAAGTATGAGTTGGGGAAAACTTTAGGAGAAGGGAATTTCGGGAAGGTGAAGTTGGCTGCGGATGTCCGTACCGGCTGTCGTTACGCCGTCAAGATCCTTGACAAGACCAAGATTCTCCATCTCAACTTCTCCGATCAG ATTAAGCGTGAAATAAGTACTCTCAAGCTTCTTAGGCATCCGAATGTTGTTAGGCTTTATGAG GTTTTAGCTAGTAAGACGAAGATTTATATGGTTCTGGAGTGCGCTTCTGGTGGAGAATTGTTTGATAGAATT GAATCGAAAGGTAAGATGGATGAAGCTGAAGGTCGAAAGATTTTCCAGCAGCTTATCGATGGTCTTAGCTACTGCCATGACAAAGGAGTTTACCACAGGGATCTCAAG TTGGAAAACGTGCTTGTTGATGCTAAGGGAAATATTAAGATTTCTGATTTTGGTCTCAGTGCTTTACCACAGAATTGCCGG GAAGATGGTTTGCTGCACACAACCTGTGGAAGTCCTAACTATGTTGCACCAGAGGTTCTTGCTAATAGAGGATATAATGGAGTCGCCTCTGATATATGGTCATGTGGGGTTATCTTGTATGTTATTCTTACGGCTTGTCTACCTTTCGACGAGACCAATTTGGCTTTACTTTATAAAAAG ACTTTGAGGGGGGATTTTCAGATACCCAAATGGTTATCAGCAGGTGCCAGAAATTTGATCAGGAGAACTCTCGATCCCAATCCCAGTACTCGGATTACCATAGCAGGAATCAAAGAGAATGAGTGGTTCAAGACTGACTATAATCCTGCTTCTCCTTGTTATGATGATGATGAGGAGGAGGGTTCACTTACCGATCAGGATGATGCCATCTCAACGCCTGATGAG CCATCTGACGTTGAAAACAGCCCAGAATCTCCTTCTATTATCAATGCTTTTGAGTTAATTGGAATGTCTTCAAGTTTGGATTTATCCGGATTCTTTGAGCAAGAG GATGTCTCCGAGAGGAAGACCAGATTTACCTCGAACCATTCTGCCAAAGACTTGCTTGAGAGAATCGAGGTTATCGCAACGGATATGGGATTTCGAGTTCAAAAGAAAAGCGGAAAG TTGAAATTGATTCAAGAAATAAGAAGTCAAAAAAGCCCAAGTAATCTATCATTTGTAGCagag GTCTTTGAGATAAGTCCATTGCTTCATGTAGTCGAACTGAAAAAATCTTTTGGAGATTCATCAGCTTACAGACAG TTGTGTGAAAGACTGTCAAGTGATTTGGGCACAAACCCAGAGCTCGAACGGCAAAATTCAAGCTCATTTGCATTAAACAGTACATGTTAG
- the LOC103483933 gene encoding CBL-interacting serine/threonine-protein kinase 1 isoform X4 translates to MRERDREREHRFGEEGSGRRRRRRRRRRMRLGKYELGKTLGEGNFGKVKLAADVRTGCRYAVKILDKTKILHLNFSDQIKREISTLKLLRHPNVVRLYEVLASKTKIYMVLECASGGELFDRIESKGKMDEAEGRKIFQQLIDGLSYCHDKGVYHRDLKLENVLVDAKGNIKISDFGLSALPQNCREDGLLHTTCGSPNYVAPEVLANRGYNGVASDIWSCGVILYVILTACLPFDETNLALLYKKTLRGDFQIPKWLSAGARNLIRRTLDPNPSTRITIAGIKENEWFKTDYNPASPCYDDDEEEGSLTDQDDAISTPDEPSDVENSPESPSIINAFELIGMSSSLDLSGFFEQEDVSERKTRFTSNHSAKDLLERIEVIATDMGFRVQKKSGKVFEISPLLHVVELKKSFGDSSAYRQELACFLI, encoded by the exons atgagAGAGAGggatagagagagagagcacAGATTTGGAGAAGAAGGAAGtggaagaaggaggaggaggaggaggaggaggagaatgAGGTTAGGGAAGTATGAGTTGGGGAAAACTTTAGGAGAAGGGAATTTCGGGAAGGTGAAGTTGGCTGCGGATGTCCGTACCGGCTGTCGTTACGCCGTCAAGATCCTTGACAAGACCAAGATTCTCCATCTCAACTTCTCCGATCAG ATTAAGCGTGAAATAAGTACTCTCAAGCTTCTTAGGCATCCGAATGTTGTTAGGCTTTATGAG GTTTTAGCTAGTAAGACGAAGATTTATATGGTTCTGGAGTGCGCTTCTGGTGGAGAATTGTTTGATAGAATT GAATCGAAAGGTAAGATGGATGAAGCTGAAGGTCGAAAGATTTTCCAGCAGCTTATCGATGGTCTTAGCTACTGCCATGACAAAGGAGTTTACCACAGGGATCTCAAG TTGGAAAACGTGCTTGTTGATGCTAAGGGAAATATTAAGATTTCTGATTTTGGTCTCAGTGCTTTACCACAGAATTGCCGG GAAGATGGTTTGCTGCACACAACCTGTGGAAGTCCTAACTATGTTGCACCAGAGGTTCTTGCTAATAGAGGATATAATGGAGTCGCCTCTGATATATGGTCATGTGGGGTTATCTTGTATGTTATTCTTACGGCTTGTCTACCTTTCGACGAGACCAATTTGGCTTTACTTTATAAAAAG ACTTTGAGGGGGGATTTTCAGATACCCAAATGGTTATCAGCAGGTGCCAGAAATTTGATCAGGAGAACTCTCGATCCCAATCCCAGTACTCGGATTACCATAGCAGGAATCAAAGAGAATGAGTGGTTCAAGACTGACTATAATCCTGCTTCTCCTTGTTATGATGATGATGAGGAGGAGGGTTCACTTACCGATCAGGATGATGCCATCTCAACGCCTGATGAG CCATCTGACGTTGAAAACAGCCCAGAATCTCCTTCTATTATCAATGCTTTTGAGTTAATTGGAATGTCTTCAAGTTTGGATTTATCCGGATTCTTTGAGCAAGAG GATGTCTCCGAGAGGAAGACCAGATTTACCTCGAACCATTCTGCCAAAGACTTGCTTGAGAGAATCGAGGTTATCGCAACGGATATGGGATTTCGAGTTCAAAAGAAAAGCGGAAAG GTCTTTGAGATAAGTCCATTGCTTCATGTAGTCGAACTGAAAAAATCTTTTGGAGATTCATCAGCTTACAGACAG GAATTGGCTTGCTTCCTTATATAG